CCTACGCCGAAGCCGGCGTCATCGGCCGCGTCGCCGAGGTCATGGCGTGAGCGGCGCGCTTCCCGGCCTGGTCGAGATCGTCGAGGTCTCGCCGCGGGACGGGTTGCAGAACGAGAAGCAACTCGTCGGCACCGACGCCAAGGTCGCGCTGATCGAGACGGCGATCAGGGCCGGGTTGAAGCGCATCGAGGCGACGAGCTTCGTCAACCCGAAGCGCGTCCCGCAGATGGCCGACGCCGAGGAGGTGATGGCGCGCGTCGATCGCGGCGCCGGCATCTCCTATTCCGGCCTCGTACTCAACCGGCGCGGAGCGGACCGCGCCATCGCGGCCGGCTGCGACGAGATCACCTATGTGGCCGTCGCGAGCGAGACTATGGGCGTGCGCAACCAGGGGCGCGGGGTCGACCAGATCCTCGCCGATCTCGGCGACGTCGCGGTGGCGACGCGCGAGGCGGGGCGCGTCCTCAGCGTCACGATCGCCGTCGCGTTCGGCTGCCCGTTCGAGGGGCGCGTCTCCGGCCGGGCGGTGTCGGACATCATCGCCCGTGTTCTGGAGCATGGACCGGACGAAATCGGGCTGGCCGACACCATCGGTGTCGGCGTCCCCTCGCAGGTGACGGACCTGTTCGGCCGGCTGGCCGAGGCGGCGCCGTCCCTGCCGCGCCGCGCGCACTTCCACAACACGCGCAACACCGGGTTCGCGAATGTCTACGCGGCGCTTCAGGCGGGCGTCTCGATCTTCGATGCCAGCGCCGGCGGTCTCGGCGGCTGCCCGTTCGCGCCGCGCGCGACGGG
This portion of the Acuticoccus sp. I52.16.1 genome encodes:
- a CDS encoding hydroxymethylglutaryl-CoA lyase; translation: MSGALPGLVEIVEVSPRDGLQNEKQLVGTDAKVALIETAIRAGLKRIEATSFVNPKRVPQMADAEEVMARVDRGAGISYSGLVLNRRGADRAIAAGCDEITYVAVASETMGVRNQGRGVDQILADLGDVAVATREAGRVLSVTIAVAFGCPFEGRVSGRAVSDIIARVLEHGPDEIGLADTIGVGVPSQVTDLFGRLAEAAPSLPRRAHFHNTRNTGFANVYAALQAGVSIFDASAGGLGGCPFAPRATGNIATEDLVYMLDGLGISSGVDLALVSALDPWLAETVGHPVPGALGKAGPFP